The Corallococcus silvisoli genome contains the following window.
ACGTGGTCGCGCTGAAGCCGGTGGGGGCGACCACCCAGAGGGTGGCGCCACTGAAACCGCTCGTCACTCCGCCCGAAATCGTCCCCGACAGCGTGACGGTCTCCGCCGCGGACGACGGAGTGGCCCGCTGCTGCCACGCCGTCCCGTTGAAGGTCCACACCGTCCCGGTCCCCATGACGAGGACGAGGTCGCCTGTCGAGGGGTCCGTCTCGAGCTTCACCCCACCGCTGCTCGGAGGACTCCCCGCCGCGCCCTGCGCGGTGACCGTGGTCCACGCCCCCGCGCTGAACCGGAGCAGATCATTGCGCGCGGCACCGTTGGTCGATCCTCCGAAGAGGTACATCCCCGCGCCGGGCCGATAAGCCATCAATCCACCACGCCGGGCCGCTGGCAGCGAGGTCGCGCTCGCCCAGGCATTGGTCGAGCGGTTGTACGTGGAGCACGTCGCCAGGTCGGCGCCGATGGGCGCGCTGCTCGCTCCGCCGCAGAGCCACATGAGCCCGGAGCTCGTGTCGAGCGCGGCGGCGGCGAAGGCGCGGGCGGTCGGCAACGTCCCGGTGGGAGACAACTTGCCCCACCCCTGGGCATAGCTCCAAAGCTCGTTGTTGACGATCTGGCCGCCCTGCGAGCTTGTCCCGGAGGTGCCTCCGAAGAGCAAGATGCTGCCGGAGACCGGGGAGGCCGTCACCGCCGCGCCTGAGCGCACGGAGGGCCCCGGCGCCCCCACCTGCTGCCAGGTCCGAGTGGCCGAGTTGAACTGCCACGTGTCCGACAGCTTCGACCCCGTGCAGCTCTCTCCACCGAAGAGCACGCTGATGCCGCTCCCGCGATACTGGAAGGCGCCACCGACCCGCGCCGGGGGCGCCGCGGGCGTCGAGAGTCCCGGGACGCTCCACTCCTCCCAGGTCCCGGTCGCGACGGAGGTGAGCGCCACCGTGTCATTGAGACACCCCTTGGGCTGGTTCGCACCCGAGCCCTGTCCGCCGGTCATGATGAGGCCCCCCGCCTGCGCATCCCAGGTGGCGCTCGCGCTGCCGCGCGGCAGGGGCACCGGGTAGCTGGGGACGAGCAGCGTCACCCGCGAGGCATTCACCCGCGCCATCGTGGCGTTGGAGAGCCCCGCGCCGTTGGCGGTCACGTCCACGGTATCCGATACGCCATCCAGCCCCAGGCCGGTGAAATAGGCGCGCCCCGCCGCATCCGTGAGGGCCTCGCGCGCGGGCACGTACTCCACGCCATTCTTTCGCACCCGTACGCCCACGCCCTCGTGTGCGCGCCCATCCTCTCCAATCACGAAGACGGTCAGCGCGTCCGTGATGGGGCTGCCCTCCGGCTCCACGCCCACCGTGCCACTGGACCCGAGCGCCCGCGGAGCCACCACCTCCAGCGACAGCGTGGCCTGGGCCGTCTGCCCGTTCGCGTCCGTGACGACGACGTCCACCGCGTGGCTTCCCGCCATGCCGGGCGTGGGAATCCCCGAGAGGATGCCGGTGTCCTCATCGATGGAGAGACCCGACGGGAGTCCGGTGGCGCTCACCTGGAGCGGCGCGGTACCACCCGTCGCGAGGATCGCCTCCGCGACACCGGGGGCACGACGGTACGTCACGCCTTCCGTGGCCTGGGTGAGCTCCGTCGTGAGGATGGCGGGGGTCGAGTCCAGCGAGGCGACGGAGATGTCTGCCTTTGTCGACGCGGTGTGTTCGGGGGAATGGACAGCGGGGGACTCCATACAGCCTTGGCTCAGCCACGCGGACAGAAAGCCAAGGCCCAGGATACGGGCGGTGGTCATGAACGCTCCAGGTCACGAGGGACCTCTCTCAGCCAGGCCCTCCGATTCGAAGCGCTCCGACTCGCGTTGCCGGGCCCATCCAAGAGAGGATTTGAGGCCGACGCAGGGTGGCGGACCGGACGAGCAGCGTCAAGGTTGATGGGCTCGCATCGAGGCCCGACCCGGGGGCGGGACGCGCAAGGCCTCGCTCCACCCCCCTGTGTCAGGGAAAGTTGTCGCCTCGGCAGACATGCCGACCTGATGACGCCCTTCGCGCGCGCCTCGCTCACTCGCCTTGACGCACCGGGCTGCCATTGGGGGCGACTTCCGCCAGAAGAACCAGGAGTGCTTGTTGACAGGAGCCTGTCGTCTTGACAGGTTCCTGTCCATGTCGTCCCTGACCCGGAGAGCAGAGACCTTCAGCGCCCTGGTGCTGGAGGTGTTCCAGTTGAATGGGCTGTTGCTCCAGGCCGGAGATCGGCTGAGCGCTCCGGCCGGATTGACGAGCGCCCGCTGGCAGGTGTTGGGCGTCATTGATCACGGCCCCGCCACGGTGGCGTCGGTGGCGCGCACGATGGGGCTCGCGCGGCAGAGCGTGCAGCAGACGGCGGATGCGCTCGTGAGCGACGGGTTCGTGGAGTACATCGAGAACCCGCATCACCAGCGTGCGAAGTGCGTCTCGCTCACCGCAGCCGGACGCCGCGCCCTGCGCAAGGTCGAGCAGGCGCATGCCACATGGGCGGACCGGATGGGCGCGAGCCTTGCCCCGTCGCTCCTGGCCGCGGCGGTTGAAGCTGTCCGCGAAGCGCGCCTGCGGCTTGAGAAGGACCTGGCCGAGGAGGGGCGCGATGAAGCATGACGCTTCCATCCCTCTGCTCCCCTGCGTGGAGCTCGCGCCGACGCTCGAGTTCTACGCCCTGCTGGGGTTCGAGGTGACGTACCAGCAGCGGTCTCCGAACCCCTACGCGGCGACGCGGCGGGGTGGCGCCCAGGTCCACTTCTTTGGCCTGAAGGAGTTGGAGCCGCTGAAGGCCTTCAGCAGCTGTCTGATCATCGTGGACGAGGTGGAGGAGTTGCACGCGCGCTTCCTGGCCGCGCTGCGGACGGCGTATGGCCGGACTCCCATCCGGGGCCTCCCGCGGATGACGCGCATGAAGAAGGGGCAGACGCGCTTCACGCTCGTCGACCCCTCCGGCAACTCCCTGATGTTCATCCGGAGGGACGAGCCGAGCGGCTACGGCGACGACGCGGATGCCTCGACCACCGTCCTCGGCAAGGCCCTCAAGGCCGCCCGGCGCCTGCGCGACTTCAAGGGAGATGACGCCGCGGCCGCGAAGGTCCTGGACGTCGCGCTGAAGAAGGGCGGCGCCGGGACGACGCTGGAGCGCGCGCGAGCTCTCGCGGCCCGGGCGGAGCTGGCCATGGTCCTGGGGGACACGCCTGGCGCCCTGGCGCGGGTGCGGGACGTCAGTGCCCTTCCGCTCCCGGAGGCGGAGCGCGAGGTGCTCCGCTTGGAGCTGGAGGCCATCCAGCGACTGGCCAGGCCGCGGGAGTAGACGGCCCGGGCAGGGCGCCAACTCCGGCGGAGTGTTGCCCGCGCGATGAAAGACGGAGCGGAATCCCGCGGATTGAATCTTCCGTCGTCCGTCACGTAGATGGGAGCCGTGCGGCATCAGTCCCGCACCTTCTCCTCAGGGGTCACAACGGATGAACAGCAAGTTCGGGGCGGCAGTGTTCATGATGATGGCATGCGCCTTCGGCCCGATGACGGCCGTCGCGCAAGAGGACTCGGAGGGCTCGGCCAGCATCGATGTCACCGGCTCTGGCGAGCGCGCGACCCATGAATGTACGCCGGAGAGCACGGTGGAGATCACCGGCGCGTCCAACTCCGTGACGCTGACCGGCGAGTGCAAGAGCGTCACCGTGAACGGCACTGGCAACAAGGTGAAGGTGGAGGCCACCCGTGCCATCTCCGTGACGGGGAGCTCCAACTCCGTCACCTACAAGCGCGGCCACGGCAAGTCGAAGCCGAAGATCAGCCGCACCGGCATGGACAACAAGATCACGCAGGAGAAGTAGTCGCTGGACCGCGCGCCCGCTTCGTCAAGGAAGCGGGCGCGCGGAAGCAGCCTGGGCTTCGACCGCGGCCTGCGAGGGCCTTGAGCCGCACGTCCTTCAGCGACAACGGCTGCGCCATCAGCGGCGGAGGAAGTCCGCCTGTGAGTCATGCGTCCCATTCGCCCGCTCGACGCCGCAGGCCCGGTGCCCACTGAATCCTCACCCCGTTCAATCCGTCCACCGCGATAGCGGGGGAGGATGCGCTGGACGTTTCGTGTCGTCGTCCCCAGGTCTTCGGGATGAAGCGGCCGGCGCCTGTTCCCACGATTCAAGGACTTGTTCGAGAGCAGAGCGAGTCCTCCGTGAAGTCGCGCTAGCTGATGAACTGCTGGCCTCCGTCAATGTCGTACATCGCGCCCGTGATGGCGGTGTTCGTCATGAGGTGGACGGCCAGCGCGGCGACATCCGCGGGGCCGACGACGCGGCCGATGGGCAAGATGGCTCGGAGCTGCTGGCGACGCTTCTCGAGGTCCGCCCCGAGCAGTGCCGCGGACAGCGGCGTGTCGACAAAGCCAGCCGCGATCACGTTCACCCGGACAGGCGCGAGCTCGAGCGCCATCGTGGCCGCGAGCGCCGGCAGCGCGGCGATCGTCGCCGAGACGATTCCCAGCCCCTTCGCCGGACGTCGGGCGCCCGTGCCGCCCATGAGCAGCAGGGCGCCGCCAGGCCTCATCTTGGGGGCGGCATTGCGCGCGACCTGCACCGCCAGCATGAGGTGATCGTCGAGGTCGCGCTGTGCCTCCTTCAAATCCATGTCGAGGAGGCGTCCGTAGTGGGGAGAGCCCGCGGTCACCAACACATGGTCGATGGGCGCCGGGAGTGCTCCAAAAAAGCGCTCCAGCGCCGCTGAGTCCGTGGCGTCGAACGCGGCGGTCCGCTGGACGTCGAGCTCCTTCGCGGCGAGCTGCAGGCGTTCGGGATTCCGAGCGGTCAGGATGACCTGGGCGCCCTCCGCCTTCGCCAATCGCCCCGTCTCGAGCCCGATGCCGGCGCTCCCGCCGATGACGACGACCGTCTGCCCGAGCAAGCTCGGCGCACGCCTCGCCCACGACTCGGTGGTTCCCTGCGGTGCTTGTGTGGTTGCCATGGGTGTGAACCCTCCATTCGTTGTGACGGCGCTACACGCGGCAGGGCAGCCGCGTCTTGATTTCCTGCAGGAGCCAGCCGTTGCCATCGGGGGCGCTGAATGCGGCCCAGGACGAGCACGGCTTCGAGCCACATGTTGACGGTCCCCGCGCTCGGCGCCTGGGGGGCCTGTTCAGTCATGGTGGTTTCCCGGCGCGGGCGGTGTCTGGTCATCGAGCGCGTAGGGCCCCAGGCGCATGACGAGCGTCTGCACACCCTCCGCGAAGGTGGGATGCACGAACTCCGCGTCGACCCCGGCGCGCGCACTCGAGCCTGATTGAATCAAGGGGACGAGGATGTGAAGCAACTCTCCTGCATCGGCCCCGACGAACGTGGCTCCGAGGACGCGCTCGTCAGCCGCGTCGATGATGATCTTCAGGAGCCCGGCGGTTTCGCCAGTCTCGAACGCGCGCGCGATGAGCACGCCGTCGCGCCCCGAGTTTGCCAGCCGGACCGCG
Protein-coding sequences here:
- a CDS encoding DUF3060 domain-containing protein; the protein is MNSKFGAAVFMMMACAFGPMTAVAQEDSEGSASIDVTGSGERATHECTPESTVEITGASNSVTLTGECKSVTVNGTGNKVKVEATRAISVTGSSNSVTYKRGHGKSKPKISRTGMDNKITQEK
- a CDS encoding SDR family oxidoreductase produces the protein MATTQAPQGTTESWARRAPSLLGQTVVVIGGSAGIGLETGRLAKAEGAQVILTARNPERLQLAAKELDVQRTAAFDATDSAALERFFGALPAPIDHVLVTAGSPHYGRLLDMDLKEAQRDLDDHLMLAVQVARNAAPKMRPGGALLLMGGTGARRPAKGLGIVSATIAALPALAATMALELAPVRVNVIAAGFVDTPLSAALLGADLEKRRQQLRAILPIGRVVGPADVAALAVHLMTNTAITGAMYDIDGGQQFIS
- a CDS encoding Kelch repeat-containing protein, producing MTTARILGLGFLSAWLSQGCMESPAVHSPEHTASTKADISVASLDSTPAILTTELTQATEGVTYRRAPGVAEAILATGGTAPLQVSATGLPSGLSIDEDTGILSGIPTPGMAGSHAVDVVVTDANGQTAQATLSLEVVAPRALGSSGTVGVEPEGSPITDALTVFVIGEDGRAHEGVGVRVRKNGVEYVPAREALTDAAGRAYFTGLGLDGVSDTVDVTANGAGLSNATMARVNASRVTLLVPSYPVPLPRGSASATWDAQAGGLIMTGGQGSGANQPKGCLNDTVALTSVATGTWEEWSVPGLSTPAAPPARVGGAFQYRGSGISVLFGGESCTGSKLSDTWQFNSATRTWQQVGAPGPSVRSGAAVTASPVSGSILLFGGTSGTSSQGGQIVNNELWSYAQGWGKLSPTGTLPTARAFAAAALDTSSGLMWLCGGASSAPIGADLATCSTYNRSTNAWASATSLPAARRGGLMAYRPGAGMYLFGGSTNGAARNDLLRFSAGAWTTVTAQGAAGSPPSSGGVKLETDPSTGDLVLVMGTGTVWTFNGTAWQQRATPSSAAETVTLSGTISGGVTSGFSGATLWVVAPTGFSATTFYVALTGGVASYKLAGVPAGVPLSVYAYYESGGLYSHKDVGAVGPLVADTTLNIALEPGPLATTTTTGTLVTPADWPASINARYARGVRFQSGLPAQPNGPAESTAGTSRTFSATYIPASAPATQAVSLEAMVVGAALCETLTTWVYNPPAGAVGAVALPDGIRGVAPGLSECGTGTVPTAAEGAYQLTAPAGTELISVRRGARGMSWDWVYLSQAQAGARSFDFPQPSTLAPSRPAPSGQGTAWEVTANVFEPGSGFRYEQFESANLRPTSTARSHPRGFVRQ
- a CDS encoding VOC family protein, which codes for MKHDASIPLLPCVELAPTLEFYALLGFEVTYQQRSPNPYAATRRGGAQVHFFGLKELEPLKAFSSCLIIVDEVEELHARFLAALRTAYGRTPIRGLPRMTRMKKGQTRFTLVDPSGNSLMFIRRDEPSGYGDDADASTTVLGKALKAARRLRDFKGDDAAAAKVLDVALKKGGAGTTLERARALAARAELAMVLGDTPGALARVRDVSALPLPEAEREVLRLELEAIQRLARPRE
- a CDS encoding MarR family winged helix-turn-helix transcriptional regulator; the encoded protein is MSSLTRRAETFSALVLEVFQLNGLLLQAGDRLSAPAGLTSARWQVLGVIDHGPATVASVARTMGLARQSVQQTADALVSDGFVEYIENPHHQRAKCVSLTAAGRRALRKVEQAHATWADRMGASLAPSLLAAAVEAVREARLRLEKDLAEEGRDEA